AGAAATTCCAAAGTGCGTTTTGATCATGAGGTCCAGCCCAAACCTCGTTCTGTGGTTGAAGAAAAGTGAGGCTGAGGCCCATCTGCAGCAGGAGACTAGCGTCAAATTGTACTGACTTGATTCGTAGCCCTAGAAATTCTAGCGACGATGATGCGGATTCTTGGTCTGTACGCCGTCATGTCACCCTTCGACGAGGTTGGCTGGACCATTTTTCAAGTGAAAACATCGCACGATATAAGTCCAGCCTTATACGGGATATCCTCTGGCCTCTTATCAGGTCGGTAGCAAACGCCCAAGGCTTCCTCCTGCTTAGAGTTGGTATCGGTAGGGTGACGGGGTTGAGCCGAGAGTTGATGGCGCAGAAACAAATAGCTAAAGACAGAGATCAGCTGTTACCCCTGGCGTCCTGGGTTAAGAAGTAGCGTtagtcaaggagattgagctgATGACGTCATCCCCTTTTCGGCCTCGGCTTCGCATAAGCTTATGCGGCCGGGCCAACAGCCGCCGGAGCGGAACCCTTTACATATTGGGGATCTCAAATGAAGGTCTCGTTTCTCTCCAAGCCACAACTCTTACTCTACAATCGGCATAGAAGACGCATCAatggcttcatcatcaacaacagccgCCTCTTTCGAGGCCACGCCGGACTCAAATCCCGATCTCCCAACCCCAACCGATAGTCACATTCCAGCATCTTCAGCCCGTCCTCGAAGCTGCATCCACTGCCGTCAACGAAAGATCAAATGCGATCGCCAGCATCCTTGTTGTCACTGTGTCCGGTCCAAGCTGGAATGTGTCTTCCCGACCGGTCGGGGCAGAGCCGCCAAGAAGCCTCGCACCCACTTAGATGGCCTGCTCCTGGATCGCTTACACAGGTTGGAGGCGACTATCACCAGCCTCAAGAAGGAGCGAGACCTGAATAGTCCGAAAGAAGCTGTTGATTCTACGAATTCTGCTCAGTCACCCTCGTTGGATCAAGTTGGGGATCCTAGCTCAGGCAATGCCGATGTTGATTCTCCGATCGAGAACCAACTCGGTCGTCTGATGATTGACGACACCAGGAGCTACTATGTCAGCAACATTCTCTGGACCAACCTAGGAAACGAGGTATGAGGCCTAATCAAGTTAGATAACGGCTATTTACATGACACCTTAGATCGAAGAGCTTCGCGACATGCTACACGAGTCTGTATCTGAAGACGAAGACTACCCTCCTACAGAAGTTGCCGAGTCAACAACAGGGCCATCTCCGGGGACTAGCGGCGCTCTACTCGGGTTCCGATCCCTCTCCCACTCTCTCAAGTCGTTTCACCCTCCGCTCCCGCAGTCAGTCACCCTCTTCAGACTGTTTAGTGAAAACGTGGTGCCTCTGGTGCATTTGTTCCACATGCCGACCACAAGGCGCATGTACTGGGATGCCGTCGTCTCAGACTCTCTCGATAGAAACACAGAAGCTTTGTTGTTCGCCATTTACTATTCGGCCGTCATCAGCATGGACGAAGCCCAATGCGAGAGTGTCACCGGTCTCACACGCACAAGCGCCCTGGACAAGTATCGCTTTGCGTTTGAACAGGCCATGGCTCGAGCAAACTTTCTTTGCACGCAGAGCATGACCCTCTTGCAGGCAGTCGTGCTCTTCCTCTCTGCGCTTCGCAATGAAGACGAGTCACGTACAACTTGGTCTCTAACCTCTCTCGCCTTCCACATCGCTCAAGCCATGGGACTCCACCGAGACGGTGCAGTGTTTGGGCTTAAGCCACTTGAAGTTGAACTCCGTCGGCGTCTATGGTGGCACATCTGCCTCATAGACATACGATCATCCGAGTTTCACGGCTACGAGCCTGTTGCTCGCGGGTCTTCTTTCGACACCAAGCCTCCACTCAACATCAATGACTGCGACATCAATGCTCAGATGAAAGACCCCCCGCCAGAGCACGAAGGCGCTACAGAAATGATTTTCTGCCTGATCCGATGCGAGGCCCTTCAGTCTGGGTGGAAAGTGGCCTACGCACCCCCGAGCATGCGAGCCACGGGCTCATCTGATAATGGCATGTCAGCCGCCGACCGTGAGGCAGAGCCATCTCTTCTCAGAAGGCGACTGGAAGAGGGCTATCTACGATACTGCGACACTTCAGTCCCGTTCCTGTTCCTCGTTTCAATAGTCACGCGGCTCATTCTGGCGAGGTGGTGGCTTGTCGTTCACTACCCAGCGCGAGACAAGAGAAATTCCGACCCGACTCTCCGTGATGAGCTCTTTTCAACCTCGATCGAAGTCCTTGAGATGTCTGTCAAGATCCTCACGAGTAAAGCTATTGCCCATTGGACCTGGCACTCCAAAACACATATCCAGTGGCAGGCAGTGGCACTCGTCCTCTCAGAGATTTGCTCCCGTCCACCGTCTGCTGAGTGTGATCGGGCTTGGGAGCTGGTCAACCTCGTCCATGACCGGTGGAACATGAAGGAGCCCGGCAAGAAAGGCAACCTGTGGAGGCCTATCAACAGACTCATGGCCAAGGCTCGTTACGTCCGGGAGATGCAGAAGATAGATCCCCAAGGCACGGGGCATGCCCCAAATGCTGTGCCTCCACCTATCGACTCTGTGCTCCAGGCAGAAAATGTGCAGAACTTGTTTGGGATGGAGCCTACCAATTCGTTTCTAGATCTTTCCCTCGAAGGGCTTGAGGCTGACATGTTTGATGTCCCGGCGGATGGGACTTGGCAGTGGGACGAATTATTGGCATTCGATGATATATGATATTTCTTGTAGTGAATTACGGGCATTATGCCCCGATTGGAATTCGAATTGCAATTTATTGGTTGCGTAGACCAAAGATGGCTTGTCGTGTGGTTGCACAATTTGCTCTACTCGAAAACCTCCCAATCACCTCGACTCTTGGGTTACACACAATGGCAACTCCGATAGCATTCATCCAGGCTCCAAATCACCAAGCAGTTGATATTACACCAAAAGATTTACTTGGGCCATGCCGTGCCATTGCAGAATAGACTGTTTGCTTCTATTGTGAATCTCTATCTCATGCGATTCCAACTTTTCTTTCCGCTGCAAGTCTTTCATCATTCGCATCAACCCACCACTTGTGAATCTCCTTCTCGCCGCGCCAATTTCCATTATGATCGAGCTCATCCCAAGGCTTGGGGCTGAGTATATAGTGTACGTTCTTGACTTTATCGTCCCGCCAAATCTCGCCGTGCACGTGGCTCTCGCGCATAGTCTTGAGTGCGTTGTAGACATAAGGAAGAGGCACCCAACGTTCGCGGTATAGGTCCGCCAAAAGGTCCTGATCAGGAAACTGATATTCGGTACCGTGAGAATCGATGCGAGAAACAATGTCGTTGTACAAGGTTTCAGATGGGTTGACAACCAGTAGGCCGCTGTTTAGCTTGCCCAAGCCAGAAGAGGCACTGGCACCACTGTGCTGGGCCGAGTCTGCATCGTGGTGCTGAGAGCTAAAGGCACAGTTCTCAGGGACCCAGTCGGCAGGATAATGCGACCTCTTGAGAGGGTTACAGACGCAGGCGTGACTGGATGCAAAGACTCGCTTGCTCGCGCTTGCATCTGCGCTCACTGACGGGTGATCGAGTTCAAGGTTCATCAACTCGTCCATATTCTGAAGCACCAGCATATCCGAGTCAAGGAGGACAATGCGCTCAAAGTCCGTCAGAGAAAAGACGGCCAACTTTGTCCAAGTGTCTTGGAAGCGAGCATCGTTGCCGTAGTCTTGGGGATTTGAAGGGGCGAGTTCAGGGACCTTTGCCATGGCAATGCCCCTGCTCTTAAGCGCCTCACGACCAACATCAGGAAAGGCCTCTGTGTAAAGGACGACAAACGGATACTCTGTCCCAACACGACGCAGACAGTACTCCAGTGTCAACACGCCGGGGAGGTAGTTCAGGTTTGTGACCAGGGTGGCCCAAACTAGAAACGATCAGCGGCAATCCTGTGTATAAATCAACCAAACATACCTTTCTCCTGCTGGATACTTCCCATATTGAACCACAGGTAAAGGATGTAAGTGATGCGGGATTTTTAATCCACTGGCAGCTAGGTGGGTTTTATGCCCCTTGCGCCATCACAGACTTCGTTGACGACGCCAAGGCGGAATTGTCAGCAATCTGGGTATCTACGGGCCGCCCCAGGACCACTAAGCACGGAATAGGCATAGCTGTCTTGCAGAACGTGCTCTGAGAGGTTGGTGAGAAGCGGAGATCCGAGTGGCAAATAGGATTCAAGCAAATCAAGTGCCAGCATTCGAGGAGATGCTCGTCCGAAAGCGTAACAGAGTTTGACCTCACTTGTTTGTTCCATGACGGCTTGAAGAAGAAACGGGCAGACACGTGGCTTGGGAAGAGACGACTGAAGATGGGATGTTGCaaggtataaaagaaataattgcAAATAGACCTTGACGATCCATACAAGAAGAGCATGTATCATGGTATGAGAGCAGACCAAGTTGACACTAACCATTGAGTGTTGGACCCATCATTCTTCATCCCTGAGCAACGCTTCGCGATCTAACCTAGAGACCACCTCAGTGTGATTACCGATCAATAATACCCATCTATATCGTTCCACATTTTtctcttagatttatatcgTGTTATAGTCTGCATTGTTAGTCCTCGGTCCAGCTCTCTGCCTTTCCAAGAAATATCTTTGCTCTTTTTCAAAACACTGCTTTATTCCACGCCAATTAGTGCAATCTTCGAGTCACATTACCAACCTCGCCGTCCCCCAAGACTCCAGTCCATCGAAGTCCAATCAAAGTGATGCGCATCAACCGCAAACGGAGGCTGCCCACGCATATTATTGTACATGTTCATGTTGGCTCCTACGTAGCCACCTGGTCCCATACCAAACAGCATACTAGGGTCACCAAACCCCGCCGGTGCGTGCATTGACAGGCCCTCATCGTCCACGCTCGCCGTGTCTGGCTCGCTGTTGGCATTCTGATTCATCGCCGCCAAGGTCTGCCTGATACGAGTGATAATCCTGGGTAGATTCATCGGCTGCCCCGATTGCTTGCAAGCTTCCTCAGACATCCCCCAGGCATGAAGGATAAAGTTGCTAAAAGGGATAAAGACGGGGTTGTACACTCCAACTTCAATGCCGAAGCGAGCATCGTAGTTGTCGCTCATGACCTCCCAGGCGCGCTCGGCCTCACTGCCGAGAGGATGAGCTTTCAAGTCTTGGGCGATGCGGATGTAGGCAGGGAATGGAAAGTATAGCTGGATGAACCAGATGTATCCCTTTGTGAGGGGTGAGCTCGCGAGCTTTGTATCGCACTCGAGCCATCGCAAGGCGTGGGAAATGGCGGAACTGcctgctcctccatcttggttGTCGACCGGGTCGAGGTG
This region of Fusarium falciforme chromosome 5, complete sequence genomic DNA includes:
- a CDS encoding Zn(2)-C6 fungal-type domain-containing protein, with protein sequence MASSSTTAASFEATPDSNPDLPTPTDSHIPASSARPRSCIHCRQRKIKCDRQHPCCHCVRSKLECVFPTGRGRAAKKPRTHLDGLLLDRLHRLEATITSLKKERDLNSPKEAVDSTNSAQSPSLDQVGDPSSGNADVDSPIENQLGRLMIDDTRSYYVSNILWTNLGNEIEELRDMLHESVSEDEDYPPTEVAESTTGPSPGTSGALLGFRSLSHSLKSFHPPLPQSVTLFRLFSENVVPLVHLFHMPTTRRMYWDAVVSDSLDRNTEALLFAIYYSAVISMDEAQCESVTGLTRTSALDKYRFAFEQAMARANFLCTQSMTLLQAVVLFLSALRNEDESRTTWSLTSLAFHIAQAMGLHRDGAVFGLKPLEVELRRRLWWHICLIDIRSSEFHGYEPVARGSSFDTKPPLNINDCDINAQMKDPPPEHEGATEMIFCLIRCEALQSGWKVAYAPPSMRATGSSDNGMSAADREAEPSLLRRRLEEGYLRYCDTSVPFLFLVSIVTRLILARWWLVVHYPARDKRNSDPTLRDELFSTSIEVLEMSVKILTSKAIAHWTWHSKTHIQWQAVALVLSEICSRPPSAECDRAWELVNLVHDRWNMKEPGKKGNLWRPINRLMAKARYVREMQKIDPQGTGHAPNAVPPPIDSVLQAENVQNLFGMEPTNSFLDLSLEGLEADMFDVPADGTWQWDELLAFDDI